Within Streptomyces antibioticus, the genomic segment GCGCGATGCCCGCGCCGGTGCCCACCCCGAACCGGGTCGCGTACGACAGCAGCCGCCGCACCCCGGCGGGACCCGGCACCCCGACCCGCACCGGCAGGTCCACCCCGCGCGAGCGCAGCTCCTCCACCCAGGTCAGGACCGGTTCGACGTCGAAACCGAACTGGGTGATCACACTGCCGTCGAGCCCCTGCTCCCGCAGCACGGCGGCCTTCTCCTCGATCGCCGACCAGAGCACCGGCCCGTCGATCGCCGGATGGCCCTCGGGATAGCCGCTGACGCCGACGTGCCGGACGCCGTACTCCTGGAGCAGCCCGGAGCGCAGCACCGACAGCGTGTCCGGGAACGGGCCGCGCGGGACGGCCGGGTCGCCGCCGACGACGAAGACGCGCTCGGTGGCGTCGGCCTCGCGGAGCGCGGCGAGGAACTCCGCCAGCTCGGCCCGGGAACGCAGCCGGCGCGCGGAGAGGTGCGGGACGGGGACGAAGCCCAGCCGGGCCGCCGCCCGCACCGCGGCGAGCCGCAGTTCCTGCGTCTCGGTGCCGAGGAAGGCGACATTGACCCGGGTGCCCGGCGGAACGGCCTCCCGGGCCGCCTCCAGATGCGCCACGTCCTTGCCGGTCATCTCCAGGGAGAAGCCGTCCAGGAGCCGGGGCGCGGGCGGCGCGGTCGTCGTCAGGATCTCGCTCACCCCTGAAGGGTGCGTGATCGCGCGGGCTCCTGACGGCGGATGCGCGGCTTTTGTGGGGAGGTTAACAACGCGCGGGTCAGCGCTGTCCCGGGTTCCGGCGCAGCAGATACGTGTCCATGATCCAGCCCTTGCGCTCCCGTGCCTCGGCGCGCAGCCGCTCGATGCGGGGGCCGGCCTCGGCGATCGGGCCCGAGACGAGGATCTCGTCCGGGGTGCCGATGTAGGCGCCCCAGTAGATGTCGATGTCGTCCCCGGTGTACCGCCGGAAGGTCTGGTGGGCGTCCAGCATCACCACCACGTCGTCCACCCCTTGCGGGAAGCCCTCGGCGAGCCGTCGGCCGGTGGTGATCTGCACGGGCCGCGCCACGCGGTTCAGCGGGATCCGGTGCCGGGCCAGCAGGGCCGACACGCTGCTGACGCCGGGCACGACGTCGTACGTGAACGCGACCGTGCCGCCGGCCAGCACCTCTTCCAGGACGGCCAGCGTGCTGTCGTAGAGCGAGGGGTCGCCCCAGACCAGGAACGCGCCGCTCTCGTCCTCGCCCAGCTCCTCGGCGATCAGCCGCCCGAGGATGGCCGCGCGGGCGCTGCGCCAGTCGTCGACGGCGGGGGAGTAGGCCGCGCCGTCCGCCCGCCGGTCCCGCTCGGGGTCCCTCGCCTCGACCACGCGGTAGCCGCCCTCGGGCCGATGGGCGGCGAGCATGTCCGTGCGCAGCCGCGTGAGATCGCTCTTCACCTCGCCCTTGTCCAGGACGAAGAACACGTCCGTGCTCCGCATGGCCCTGACCGCCTGGAGGGTGAGGTGGTCGGGGTCGCCCGCGCCGATACCGATGACATGAATCTTTCGCACGGCCCCGAGTCTGCCGCACGCGCGGGGGTCACCCGGCCCCGAGTCTGCCGCACGCGCGGGGGTCAGGTGCCGCCGTACAGCCGTGGGGCGCGGGCCGCCGCGTCCACCGGCGCGACCGTGCGCTCCACCTCCGCCGCCAGGGCGCGCGCCCAGCCGGTGAGCCCCGCGAGGTCGAGACCGTAGGGCCGGGCCCGGTCCGGGCCAGTGCCCGCCCACTCCTCGACGGCCCCGGCGCCCCGCCGCAGCAGGCGCACCCCGCCCGTGACATTGCCCCGGGCCGCGTGCGTGAGGCCGACCGCGAGCTGGGCGAGCCCCCGCCACAGCGCCCGCTCGGACTCGGGCCCCGACTTCCAGGCGTCCTCGAACACCTCGTGCGCGTGGAACGGCTTCCCCGCGTCCAGCAGCGCCTGTGCCTCCCCGACGGTCTCGGCCGGGGTCCGTACGACGCCCTCGGGCTGCCGTTCCACGCCCGCCGCGCCGTACGGCAGCGGCCGTCCCAGCCCGTCCCGGGGCCGCGCGTTCCGCGCCCGCCCCTCGCCGTCCCGGTCCCGTGTCCCCGTGTCCCCGCTCGTCGCACCGCCCATACGGCCATTGTCCCGCCCGGGGCCGTCTTCGGGGTACGGCCCCGGGTGCGGTAAAGTGCTGTCCGCGCGATCACGCGGCCTGTGCCGCGGGGACCGCGCACCGGGACGTGGCGCAGCTTGGTAGCGCACTTGACTGGGGGTCAAGGGGTCGCAGGTTCAAATCCTGTCGTCCCGACTTGTGGACACGCGAGTCGCGAGGCCGCTTCGGAGAGATCCGAGGCGGCCGTTTTCTTTTCCGCGGCGGACTTTCGGGCGGCCTCGTTTTTTTCGGGGCTTGCCTTCGTGTGCGCTTCAACAGAAAGACTCCCGTTCGGGCCGGAGCCGAGGGACGGATCCGGGCCGAACGGGAGGATCCATCATGAAGTACCGCACCATAGGCACCGACCCCGCCACCCGCCGCGAGGTCAGCGTGCTCGCGCTCGGCGCGATGCTGTTCGGATCGCTGACGGACGAGACGACGTCGTTCGCGATCCTCGACCGGTATGTGGAGGCCGGCGGCACCTTCATCGACACGTCCGACAACTACGCGTTCTGGGTGGACGGCGGTCAGGGCGGCCAGAGTGAGGAACTCCTCGGCCGCTGGCGCCGCAGCCGGGGTATCGGCGACGAGGTGGTCATCGCCACCAAGGTCGGTGCCCGGCCCCTCGCCCCCGGGACCAGCTACACCGACAATCCCGAGGGCCTGTCCGCCAAGGTGATCCGGGAGGCGGCCGAGCGCAGCAGGGAGCGGCTCGGGGTGGAGCGGCTGGACCTGCTGTACGCGCACATCGACGACCACACGGTCCCGCAGGAGGAGACCGTCGAGGGCTTCGCGAGCCTGGTCGCGGAGGGCACGGTCGGGCTGCTCGGGGTGAGCAACCAGGCCATGTGGCGCGTCGAGCGGGCCCGCGCGCTCGCCGCCGCGGCCGGGCTGCCCGGCTACGAGGTGCTCCAGTACCAGCACAGCCATCTGCGCCCGCGCCTCGACGTGCCGAGCGACCTGTTCCCGGACGGCAGCCTCGGGCACGCGGGTCCCGAACTCCTCGGCTATCTGCGGGCCGAGCCGACTCTCACCCTGGTCGCCTACTCGCCGCTGCTCGCCGGTGCCTACGTACGGCAGGACAAGCCGCTGCCCGCCGACTACGACCACCCGGGCACCCCGGCCCGGCTCGCCGCGCTGCGGGACGTCGCCCGGGAGACCGGCGCCACCGTCAACCAGGTGGTGCTGGCCTGGCAGTTGGGCGGTGAGGCGCCGATCGTGCCGCTGGCGGGGGCGTCGTCGGTGGCCCAACTGGAGGAGAGCCTCGCCGCCGTGGACCTGGAGCTGACGGCGGACCAGCGGGCCCGGCTCGACGGCGTGCACTGAACCGTCGGCGGGGAGGGGGGTGCGCCGGGGAGGGCGGTTAGGCTGGGATCATGCCGTCCACCCGCCGCACCGCCCGCCAGGCCGACCTGCTGGAACGACTCGTGGCGCTGCTCACGGCGGAGGGGTTCTCGGACCTCACCCTGGACGACCTCGCCGTACGGCTGCGCTGTTCCAAGACCACGCTGTACCAGCTCGCGCGGAGCAAGCAGGGGCTGGTCGTGGAGGCCGTCAAGCACTACTTCCGCGGGGCCACCGAGGCCGTGGAGAAGCGGGTGGCGCAGACCGTCGAGCCGTCCGACCGGGTCCGGGTGTATCTGACGGCGGTGGCCGAGCAGCTCCGCCCGCTCTCCCGCCGGTTCCTGGACGACGTGGCGGACTTCCCGCCCGCCCGTGAGGTCTACGAGGCCAATACGCGGATGGCCGCCGAGCGGGTCCGCCGGCTGATCGCCGAGGGGGTGTCCGGCGGCGCCTTCCGGGACGTGCACACCGCGTTCGTCGGGGAGGTCGCCGCCGCGACCATGCGCCAGATCCAGCAGGGCGAGCTCCAGGCCCGCACCGGGCTGACCGACGCCGAGGCGTACGAGCAGCTCGCCTCCCTGATCGTGCACGCCGTCACCTCCTGACCCGGCGTGCTTCCCGTCTCTTCCGCCTGGCTGCGGCACACCCTCGTGCAGTACTGTGAATGATACGTTCGTACGCACTCCAGTATCACTTCCAGTACTACCGTGGAGGTCGCCATGCCGGCCACTCGTGCCCTGCCGACCGAGGAGGCCGTCGAGCTGATCCAGCTCACGCGCACCCTCGCCGCCAAGGAACTCGCACCCCGGGTGGCCGACGCGG encodes:
- a CDS encoding methylenetetrahydrofolate reductase, encoding MTGKDVAHLEAAREAVPPGTRVNVAFLGTETQELRLAAVRAAARLGFVPVPHLSARRLRSRAELAEFLAALREADATERVFVVGGDPAVPRGPFPDTLSVLRSGLLQEYGVRHVGVSGYPEGHPAIDGPVLWSAIEEKAAVLREQGLDGSVITQFGFDVEPVLTWVEELRSRGVDLPVRVGVPGPAGVRRLLSYATRFGVGTGAGIARKYGFSLTNLMGTAGPDRFVQDLAEGYDPVRHGDLGLHFYTFGGLAATADWVAARA
- the cobF gene encoding precorrin-6A synthase (deacetylating), translating into MRKIHVIGIGAGDPDHLTLQAVRAMRSTDVFFVLDKGEVKSDLTRLRTDMLAAHRPEGGYRVVEARDPERDRRADGAAYSPAVDDWRSARAAILGRLIAEELGEDESGAFLVWGDPSLYDSTLAVLEEVLAGGTVAFTYDVVPGVSSVSALLARHRIPLNRVARPVQITTGRRLAEGFPQGVDDVVVMLDAHQTFRRYTGDDIDIYWGAYIGTPDEILVSGPIAEAGPRIERLRAEARERKGWIMDTYLLRRNPGQR
- a CDS encoding DUF309 domain-containing protein, which translates into the protein MGGATSGDTGTRDRDGEGRARNARPRDGLGRPLPYGAAGVERQPEGVVRTPAETVGEAQALLDAGKPFHAHEVFEDAWKSGPESERALWRGLAQLAVGLTHAARGNVTGGVRLLRRGAGAVEEWAGTGPDRARPYGLDLAGLTGWARALAAEVERTVAPVDAAARAPRLYGGT
- a CDS encoding aldo/keto reductase; this translates as MKYRTIGTDPATRREVSVLALGAMLFGSLTDETTSFAILDRYVEAGGTFIDTSDNYAFWVDGGQGGQSEELLGRWRRSRGIGDEVVIATKVGARPLAPGTSYTDNPEGLSAKVIREAAERSRERLGVERLDLLYAHIDDHTVPQEETVEGFASLVAEGTVGLLGVSNQAMWRVERARALAAAAGLPGYEVLQYQHSHLRPRLDVPSDLFPDGSLGHAGPELLGYLRAEPTLTLVAYSPLLAGAYVRQDKPLPADYDHPGTPARLAALRDVARETGATVNQVVLAWQLGGEAPIVPLAGASSVAQLEESLAAVDLELTADQRARLDGVH
- a CDS encoding TetR/AcrR family transcriptional regulator, with translation MPSTRRTARQADLLERLVALLTAEGFSDLTLDDLAVRLRCSKTTLYQLARSKQGLVVEAVKHYFRGATEAVEKRVAQTVEPSDRVRVYLTAVAEQLRPLSRRFLDDVADFPPAREVYEANTRMAAERVRRLIAEGVSGGAFRDVHTAFVGEVAAATMRQIQQGELQARTGLTDAEAYEQLASLIVHAVTS